A single window of Methylocella tundrae DNA harbors:
- a CDS encoding VOC family protein, whose amino-acid sequence MDLDAAQGRLGWGIALWFGCDDADALHEELKAAGIAIAFPPKDGPFGRYFAFRDPFGYTITVHTA is encoded by the coding sequence GTGGACCTGGACGCAGCTCAGGGGAGACTGGGCTGGGGCATTGCTCTGTGGTTTGGCTGTGATGACGCCGATGCGCTGCATGAGGAATTGAAGGCGGCAGGAATAGCCATCGCCTTTCCGCCGAAGGACGGTCCGTTCGGCCGGTATTTCGCGTTCCGTGATCCGTTTGGCTACACGATCACGGTTCATACCGCATGA